In a single window of the Gossypium hirsutum isolate 1008001.06 chromosome A13, Gossypium_hirsutum_v2.1, whole genome shotgun sequence genome:
- the LOC107893664 gene encoding expansin-A8: MAENRTWGFFFMVKLLSLCLIFRLTGSQSPPAYWNAAHATFYGDMNGTETMMGACGYGDLIKQGYGLETTALSTALFNNGLTCGACFEIRCYDSVQWCLNDTIIVTATNFCPPNYSKPEGNWCNPPLQHFDLSQPMFRKIAVYRAGIVPVLYRRVPCVKSGGVKFKINGNQYWILILVYNVAGAGDVVDLKIKGSSTSWIQMSRNWGQNWQTSANLIGQSLSFQVTTSDGKMVQSDDVAPADWKFGGVYEGKQF, from the exons ATGGCTGAAAATAGGACTTGGGGGTTCTTTTTTATGGTTAAGCTCTTGAGTTTATGTTTGATCTTTAGGCTCACAGGTTCCCAATCTCCACCTGCATATTGGAATGCAGCCCATGCAACTTTTTATGGTGACATGAATGGGACTGAAACAATGA TGGGAGCTTGCGGTTATGGTGATCTTATAAAACAAGGTTATGGCCTTGAAACGACTGCCTTAAGTACAGCTCTCTTCAATAACGGTCTGACCTGTGGAGCCTGTTTCGAAATCCGGTGCTATGACTCGGTACAATGGTGTCTAAACGACACCATCATTGTAACTGCTACGAACTTTTGCCCTCCGAACTACAGTAAACCTGAAGGAAACTGGTGCAATCCACCATTGCAACACTTTGATCTATCCCAACCGATGTTTCGCAAGATTGCTGTTTATAGAGCTGGCATTGTTCCTGTCCTGTATAGACGTGTTCCTTGTGTAAAATCCGGTGGTGTTAAGTTCAAAATCAACGGAAACCAGTACTGGATACTGATATTAGTGTACAATGTGGCAGGAGCTGGTGACGTTGTAGACCTTAAGATCAAGGGTTCGAGTACGAGTTGGATTCAAATGTCGCGGAATTGGGGCCAGAATTGGCAAACTTCAGCTAATCTTATCGGCCAAAGCTTGTCTTTTCAAGTGACTACGAGTGACGGTAAGATGGTGCAGTCTGATGATGTTGCGCCGGCTGATTGGAAATTCGGTGGTGTTTATGAAGGCAAACAGTTTTAA